From Vibrio splendidus, a single genomic window includes:
- the thiQ gene encoding thiamine ABC transporter ATP-binding protein — MLVMKEVDYHYHRELFRFDFQAEQGDIVALMGPSGAGKSTLLALVAGFIEPTSGEISVAGQSLIGKEAHQRPLAMLFQEHNLFAHLTVRENIGLGLHPGLKLTATQKLKVEQAAAQVGVAEYLDRLPEHLSGGQRQRVALARCFVQPHDIWLLDEPFSALDPLLREEMLSLVKRLAAERNITVLMVTHHLGDARSIANKFIFVALGKVLVEDSIEVLTATHPQQELSSFVKAGE, encoded by the coding sequence ATGTTAGTGATGAAAGAGGTGGACTACCACTATCACCGAGAGTTGTTTCGCTTTGATTTCCAAGCTGAGCAGGGCGACATTGTCGCGTTGATGGGGCCGAGTGGCGCTGGTAAATCAACGTTGTTGGCGCTAGTCGCGGGATTCATAGAGCCTACATCGGGTGAGATATCAGTGGCAGGACAATCGCTTATTGGTAAAGAGGCACATCAACGCCCATTGGCTATGCTGTTCCAAGAACACAATCTTTTTGCCCATCTCACCGTACGTGAAAATATTGGTTTAGGGCTGCATCCAGGATTAAAGCTTACAGCAACCCAAAAGCTCAAAGTTGAGCAAGCAGCCGCACAAGTAGGTGTTGCAGAGTATTTAGATAGATTGCCTGAGCATTTATCGGGTGGCCAGCGCCAGCGTGTCGCGTTAGCCCGCTGTTTTGTTCAGCCTCATGATATCTGGTTGCTTGATGAACCTTTCTCTGCGCTTGATCCTTTGCTGCGCGAGGAGATGCTTAGCTTAGTGAAGCGATTAGCGGCAGAACGAAATATTACGGTATTGATGGTGACGCATCATTTAGGTGATGCACGCAGTATCGCGAATAAGTTTATTTTTGTGGCGCTAGGTAAGGTGTTGGTTGAAGACTCGATAGAGGTACTGACCGCTACTCATCCACAGCAAGAATTAAGCTCGTTTGTTAAAGCGGGTGAGTGA
- the thiP gene encoding thiamine/thiamine pyrophosphate ABC transporter permease ThiP yields the protein MIKKTPKVGIWVAILITAFVVSAVGALLSNAPSLDISQVWSDPYYWHVTKFSFYQATLSTVLSVGFAIPIAHALCRRQFFGRALLLRLFASTLVLPVLVGVFGLLAIYGNSGWLAKFLANFDIELPFSIYGLNGILLAHVFFNLPYASRLLLQALDTVPAEQHKLCAHLGMSHWNKFKWVEWPRLRQQLPHVCGLVFMLCFTSFATVMALGGGPKSTTIELAIYQAIKFDFDLQAGALLAIWQMLLCGVLAVSIQRLSKPISVTASQLSEEKYLVKDSWWSKAWDSFWIIVVSMLVLPPLAMVIVSGINSQALIVLSSEPFWAALMTSVKVASLASVIAVGIGIAILLTSRAWRLQNKNFRADKIELIGTIILVTPGLVISTGLFLLLRSFTDVFSLAFFIVIAVNSLMALPYVIKTLAQPMLHLSQQYQYVCASLGMTGFTRFRLVEWRALRKPMAQAFSISFMLAMGDLSAIALFGSQDFRTLPLYLFQLLGSYQMEAAAVVSVSLLLLSVGSFSLIEFLFTRSSKPNAKELRNR from the coding sequence ATGATAAAGAAAACACCTAAGGTCGGGATCTGGGTTGCGATACTCATTACCGCCTTTGTGGTTTCAGCAGTTGGGGCATTGCTTAGCAATGCCCCTTCTCTTGATATCAGCCAAGTATGGTCCGATCCTTACTATTGGCACGTAACGAAATTCAGTTTTTATCAAGCGACACTCTCAACTGTGCTGAGTGTTGGCTTTGCTATACCTATTGCTCATGCTTTGTGTCGCAGGCAATTTTTTGGGCGAGCTCTGTTGTTAAGGCTGTTCGCATCGACCTTGGTTCTGCCTGTGTTAGTCGGTGTGTTTGGTTTGCTTGCTATTTATGGCAACAGTGGTTGGTTAGCTAAATTTCTGGCGAACTTCGATATTGAATTACCATTCTCCATCTATGGATTGAATGGCATTTTACTCGCACATGTCTTCTTTAATCTGCCCTATGCCAGTCGTTTACTTTTACAAGCTTTGGATACCGTGCCTGCCGAGCAACATAAGCTGTGTGCTCATTTGGGTATGAGTCATTGGAATAAATTTAAATGGGTCGAATGGCCGCGATTGAGACAGCAACTGCCTCATGTGTGTGGCCTAGTCTTCATGCTGTGCTTCACCAGCTTTGCTACCGTGATGGCGCTAGGTGGAGGTCCTAAATCGACCACTATCGAGTTGGCAATCTATCAAGCGATTAAGTTCGATTTTGACCTACAGGCTGGTGCGTTACTCGCGATATGGCAAATGCTGCTGTGTGGTGTATTAGCGGTGAGTATTCAGCGCTTGTCTAAGCCTATCTCCGTGACAGCCAGTCAGCTGTCGGAAGAGAAATATTTGGTTAAGGACAGCTGGTGGTCAAAAGCTTGGGATAGCTTTTGGATCATAGTAGTCTCAATGCTGGTATTGCCGCCATTAGCCATGGTTATCGTCAGTGGTATTAACTCACAAGCACTGATTGTGCTCAGCAGCGAACCGTTTTGGGCTGCGTTAATGACCTCAGTTAAAGTTGCGTCCTTAGCAAGTGTTATTGCTGTCGGTATTGGTATTGCGATACTGCTGACCAGTCGTGCATGGCGTTTGCAGAATAAGAACTTTAGAGCCGATAAAATCGAGCTGATTGGTACCATTATCTTAGTGACACCAGGGTTAGTGATCAGTACGGGACTCTTCTTATTACTGCGTTCATTTACCGATGTATTTAGCTTAGCTTTCTTTATTGTGATTGCCGTGAATAGCTTAATGGCACTGCCTTATGTGATTAAAACCTTAGCCCAACCTATGTTGCATTTATCTCAACAGTATCAATACGTGTGTGCAAGCTTGGGAATGACAGGTTTCACACGTTTTAGACTGGTGGAGTGGCGCGCACTACGTAAACCAATGGCGCAAGCCTTCTCTATTAGCTTTATGCTGGCGATGGGGGACTTGAGTGCCATTGCCTTGTTTGGTAGCCAAGATTTTAGAACGCTGCCTTTGTATCTATTCCAATTGTTAGGCAGCTATCAAATGGAAGCTGCGGCGGTGGTTTCTGTGAGTTTACTGCTGCTGAGTGTGGGCAGTTTTAGCTTAATAGAATTTTTATTTACTCGAAGTTCAAAGCCCAATGCTAAAGAGTTAAGGAACCGATGA
- the thiB gene encoding thiamine ABC transporter substrate binding subunit: MKFTLTTLAVTTAISFSAFAADNTLTVYTYDSFAADWGPRPAVEKAFEEKCGCDVNFVALEDGVSILNRLRLEGGNSKADIVLGLDNNLMAEAKATGLLAEHNVDTSSVTLPNGWDDSTFVPYDFGYFAFIYNKEKLANPPKSLKELVEQRDDLKVIYQDPRTSTPGQGMMLWMKSVYGDEATAAWKKLAQKTVTVTKGWSEAYSMFLNGESDLVLSYTTSPAYHIIAESDSKYAAASFEEGHYTQVEVAAKVKGSKNEKLADEFMAFILSDEFQSAMPTGNWMYPVTDIELPKGFEQLTVPQKALSFTPEEIAAKRKPWIREWQSALTF; this comes from the coding sequence GTGAAATTTACATTAACAACTCTTGCTGTTACTACAGCCATCTCTTTTTCTGCCTTTGCTGCAGACAATACCCTAACGGTTTATACCTATGACTCTTTTGCTGCGGATTGGGGCCCTCGTCCTGCCGTTGAAAAAGCATTTGAAGAAAAGTGTGGCTGCGATGTGAACTTTGTCGCGCTAGAAGATGGCGTATCGATTCTGAACCGCTTGCGTCTTGAAGGTGGTAACAGCAAAGCTGATATCGTGTTAGGCCTAGATAACAATCTGATGGCTGAAGCGAAAGCGACGGGCTTATTGGCTGAGCACAATGTTGATACGTCTTCAGTGACACTTCCTAACGGCTGGGACGACAGCACCTTTGTTCCTTATGATTTTGGTTACTTTGCGTTTATCTATAACAAAGAGAAACTAGCAAACCCACCTAAGAGCTTGAAAGAACTGGTTGAGCAGCGTGACGACCTTAAGGTTATCTACCAAGACCCACGTACATCAACGCCGGGTCAAGGCATGATGCTATGGATGAAGTCGGTATACGGTGATGAAGCGACGGCAGCTTGGAAGAAACTTGCTCAGAAAACGGTTACGGTTACTAAAGGTTGGTCTGAAGCTTACTCTATGTTCTTAAATGGGGAGTCGGACTTAGTCTTGTCTTACACAACATCTCCTGCTTACCACATCATTGCAGAAAGTGATTCTAAGTATGCAGCTGCAAGCTTTGAAGAAGGTCATTACACTCAAGTGGAAGTGGCAGCGAAAGTTAAAGGCAGCAAAAATGAAAAACTGGCCGATGAGTTTATGGCGTTTATTTTAAGTGATGAATTCCAATCGGCGATGCCAACGGGCAACTGGATGTACCCAGTGACGGATATCGAGCTACCAAAAGGGTTCGAGCAGTTAACAGTACCGCAGAAAGCTCTGAGTTTTACGCCTGAAGAAATCGCTGCTAAGCGTAAGCCATGGATTCGTGAATGGCAGAGTGCACTTACTTTTTAA
- a CDS encoding flavin prenyltransferase UbiX, with the protein MTKHDKAITLAFTGASGAPYGLRLLECLLAADYQVYLLISSAARVVLATEHELKLPAGPDAAKQALVKHLGCDPEKLVVCGKDDWFSPVASGSAAPKQMVVCPCSAGSLASIAHGLSDNLIERAADVVMKERGQLLLVVRETPFSTLHLENMHKLSTMGVTIMPAAPGFYHQPKSIEDLVDFMVARILDHLGIEQGLVPRWGYDQRN; encoded by the coding sequence ATGACAAAACACGATAAAGCTATAACCCTCGCTTTCACTGGTGCATCAGGTGCGCCTTATGGCTTGCGTTTACTTGAATGCCTTTTGGCGGCGGATTATCAGGTCTATTTACTGATATCGTCGGCAGCGAGAGTGGTGTTGGCAACCGAGCATGAACTTAAGTTACCTGCAGGGCCCGATGCAGCGAAACAAGCTTTGGTTAAGCATTTAGGTTGCGACCCAGAAAAGCTGGTGGTGTGTGGCAAAGATGATTGGTTCTCACCGGTTGCCTCTGGTTCTGCAGCGCCGAAGCAGATGGTCGTTTGTCCATGTTCAGCGGGAAGCTTGGCTTCAATTGCTCATGGCTTATCGGATAATCTGATTGAGCGTGCTGCAGATGTGGTCATGAAAGAACGAGGCCAACTGTTGTTGGTGGTTCGTGAGACGCCATTCTCGACGCTGCACTTAGAGAACATGCATAAGCTATCGACTATGGGCGTGACGATTATGCCTGCCGCTCCGGGTTTTTATCATCAACCTAAGTCGATTGAAGATCTGGTCGATTTTATGGTGGCGCGCATTTTGGATCATCTTGGCATCGAGCAAGGTTTAGTGCCACGTTGGGGTTACGATCAACGTAATTGA
- the mpl gene encoding UDP-N-acetylmuramate:L-alanyl-gamma-D-glutamyl-meso-diaminopimelate ligase, producing the protein MHIHILGICGTFMGGAAVLARQLGHKVTGSDANVYPPMSTLLESQGIEIIEGFDPSQLEPRPDLVVIGNAMSRGNPCVEYVLDNNLRYTSGPQWLQEFLLHDRWVLAVSGTHGKTTTSSMLAWILEDCGYAPGFLVGGVLGNFGISARLGESMFFVVEADEYDSAFFDKRSKFVHYHPRTLVMNNLEFDHADIFDDLEAIKRQFHHLVRTVPSNGRIFSPKQDTAIEDVLSRGCWSETESSGELGDWDAKKLVKDGSKFEVYFQDECVGTVDWDLVGDHNVSNALMAIAAARHVGVTPDLGCESLATFINTKRRLEFKGEVAGVSVYDDFAHHPTAIELTLGGLRNKVDTKKIIAVLEPRSATMKRGVHKETLADSLKQADSTYLFQPDNIDWSVQDVADACHQPAHVSDDMDAFVARIVSEARAGDQILVMSNGGFGGIHQKLLDALALKG; encoded by the coding sequence ATGCATATTCACATCTTAGGAATTTGTGGCACCTTCATGGGTGGTGCCGCGGTATTGGCTCGTCAATTAGGTCACAAGGTTACGGGTAGTGACGCGAATGTTTATCCTCCAATGAGCACCTTGTTGGAGTCTCAGGGGATTGAGATTATTGAAGGGTTCGACCCTAGTCAATTAGAGCCAAGGCCTGATCTCGTGGTTATCGGTAATGCCATGAGTCGTGGTAACCCGTGTGTTGAGTATGTATTGGATAATAACCTTAGATACACATCTGGCCCGCAATGGTTGCAAGAATTTCTACTGCATGACCGTTGGGTTCTTGCGGTCTCGGGAACGCATGGCAAGACTACTACATCAAGCATGTTGGCTTGGATCTTGGAAGATTGTGGCTATGCACCGGGCTTCTTAGTTGGCGGTGTGTTGGGTAACTTTGGTATATCTGCTCGCCTTGGTGAAAGCATGTTCTTCGTGGTTGAAGCCGACGAATACGACAGTGCTTTTTTCGATAAACGATCTAAGTTCGTTCATTACCACCCAAGAACCTTGGTCATGAATAATCTTGAGTTCGATCATGCGGATATCTTTGATGATCTTGAAGCGATCAAGCGACAGTTTCATCATTTGGTTCGCACTGTGCCAAGTAATGGTCGTATTTTCTCACCGAAGCAAGATACGGCTATTGAAGATGTTCTATCTCGTGGGTGTTGGAGTGAGACTGAATCGAGCGGCGAACTTGGTGATTGGGATGCCAAGAAACTGGTTAAAGATGGCTCCAAATTTGAGGTCTATTTCCAAGACGAATGTGTTGGAACCGTAGACTGGGATTTGGTTGGTGATCATAACGTAAGTAATGCCTTGATGGCGATTGCGGCGGCAAGACATGTTGGTGTGACACCCGACTTAGGATGTGAATCACTGGCAACTTTTATTAATACCAAGCGTCGCTTAGAGTTTAAAGGCGAAGTGGCAGGTGTTTCCGTCTATGACGATTTTGCTCATCATCCTACAGCGATTGAACTTACTCTGGGTGGCTTACGTAATAAGGTCGATACGAAAAAAATCATTGCCGTTTTAGAGCCTCGTTCTGCCACCATGAAGCGTGGTGTGCATAAAGAAACCTTGGCTGATTCGCTCAAACAGGCGGATTCTACCTACTTATTCCAACCAGATAACATTGATTGGTCTGTACAAGATGTTGCCGACGCGTGCCATCAACCCGCGCACGTAAGTGATGACATGGATGCATTCGTTGCTAGAATTGTCTCAGAAGCACGAGCGGGCGACCAAATCTTAGTAATGAGTAACGGTGGCTTTGGTGGTATTCACCAGAAATTGTTGGATGCGTTGGCACTCAAAGGCTAA
- the fbp gene encoding class 1 fructose-bisphosphatase, translating into MSEMRTLGEFIVAKQSDFPHASGDLSSLLSSIRLAAKIVNREINKAGLVDITGAVGTDNVQGEEQQKLDLYANDKFKAALEARDQVCGVASEEEDEAVAFNKELNKNAKYVVLMDPLDGSSNIDVNVSVGTIFSIYRRVSPIGTPPTQEDFLQPGHKQVAAGYVIYGSSTMLVYTTGAGVNGFTYDPSLGTFCLSHENMMIPDEGKIYSINEGNYFRFPTGVKKYIKYCQEDEPSDNRPYTSRYIGSLVSDFHRNLLKGGIYLYPSTQSHPQGKLRLLYECNPIAFLMEQAGGIASDGAQRIMDIKPTELHQRVPFFVGSTDMVRKVEEFLELNRD; encoded by the coding sequence ATGTCTGAGATGCGCACCCTTGGTGAGTTCATTGTTGCAAAACAAAGTGACTTTCCCCATGCAAGTGGTGATCTATCATCCCTTTTGTCATCAATTCGTCTTGCTGCGAAAATTGTTAACCGTGAAATCAACAAAGCAGGTCTTGTCGACATTACTGGCGCTGTTGGTACAGACAACGTTCAAGGTGAAGAGCAACAAAAGCTAGACCTTTACGCGAACGACAAATTTAAAGCGGCTCTAGAAGCTCGTGACCAAGTTTGTGGTGTTGCAAGTGAAGAAGAAGACGAAGCTGTTGCCTTCAATAAAGAGCTCAACAAAAACGCAAAATACGTTGTTCTGATGGATCCACTTGATGGTTCTTCAAACATCGATGTGAATGTATCGGTTGGTACGATCTTCTCTATCTACCGCCGAGTGTCACCGATTGGTACCCCACCAACACAAGAAGATTTCCTACAGCCTGGACACAAACAAGTCGCAGCTGGTTACGTAATTTACGGTTCTTCAACCATGCTTGTTTACACAACAGGTGCTGGCGTAAATGGTTTCACCTACGACCCATCACTGGGTACCTTCTGTCTATCTCATGAAAACATGATGATCCCTGATGAAGGTAAGATCTACTCGATCAACGAAGGTAACTACTTCCGCTTCCCTACCGGTGTTAAAAAGTACATCAAGTACTGCCAAGAAGATGAGCCGAGTGATAACCGCCCTTACACCTCTCGTTACATCGGTTCTCTAGTATCAGATTTCCACCGTAACCTGCTGAAAGGCGGCATCTACTTATACCCAAGCACACAAAGCCACCCTCAAGGTAAACTGCGTTTGCTTTACGAGTGCAACCCAATTGCTTTCCTTATGGAACAAGCGGGTGGTATCGCTTCAGACGGTGCTCAACGTATCATGGACATCAAACCAACTGAGTTACACCAACGTGTACCTTTCTTTGTTGGCTCAACAGACATGGTTCGCAAAGTAGAAGAGTTTCTTGAGCTTAACCGAGACTAA
- a CDS encoding gamma-glutamylcyclotransferase family protein produces the protein MQHLVFVYGTLRKDQSNHHYLKQCECLGRFDTPEEYALFDLVAYPAMIFGKKSVAGEVYIINDEILESLDRLEDVPVEYRREQIETIFGLAWVYLYQLDLTANKEILSGDWCKRDIC, from the coding sequence ATGCAGCACCTCGTTTTTGTTTATGGGACATTGAGAAAAGATCAATCGAACCACCACTATTTAAAACAGTGTGAGTGTTTAGGAAGGTTTGACACACCTGAGGAATACGCACTTTTTGATTTAGTTGCGTATCCGGCGATGATTTTCGGAAAGAAAAGTGTCGCTGGCGAGGTCTATATCATTAACGACGAAATTTTGGAGTCGCTCGATCGGCTAGAAGATGTTCCTGTTGAGTATCGTCGCGAGCAAATAGAGACTATATTTGGATTAGCATGGGTATATTTGTATCAGCTTGATCTAACAGCTAATAAAGAAATACTTTCGGGTGACTGGTGTAAGCGGGACATCTGTTAG
- a CDS encoding translocation/assembly module TamB domain-containing protein encodes MIKVMGKFIKWTSISLTSILLLLIALLGFVLFTNPGLNTVLWGAEKALPQLKVESTKGALFPSFTLNNVQFKDDSLHIDTKVQKLNLAINPRCLLDPKLCVDRLAIQGLDFAFTELPPPSTEETEPTPPVTSVKTPLPIVINRIALSDIKLNILGHEIEWSLFSTALSMQGEKLTVSPTLFNDLKVKLAESTEEPQAETVEPETAAKTAIELPEVLIPLQVVLERFDLNRFTLEQETPIIVNHLGLEAKAGKHTVDVSTLELDMPQVSANLTTKVELKGDYPLELSLDALVKETDLAGQKLSLKAQGSVAKLHLDSEFSQLIEAKLSGDIQSLEPTLPFDLLLEGGQAQWPLTGKSDYQATIEQFKANGSLDGFNVLLKGEADGKEIPELSIDLQGKGTTEQIELERLKLNTLGGELNGVVKANWKSLVNWQADVTLKDIQPGLQWPEAEGNISGSIVTSGELTEAGGWAIELPKLDIEGILREYPLDIEGQLSASDRNASGEPKLKTSGLSLAHGVNSIKALGELDKKWDMGIEIYFPELVKSVPDLKGKVIGNIQLSGPTKEPEVDLALNVDKVDWNNGATLESLSLNGSVVPLPLPEAQADLVLKAKNLTYQDQSVESIDLTVSGGEKKHTVTLDVISDIVSTSLAISGELIQKPSIIWDGSLDRVKITTQQGPWVLDQPVAIKADVDKQFADVQAHCWKQSGSSVCLDEDVRVGKSGEAKVAINQFDFEQIKAFVPKETQLQGLVNANAHAKWSEQGEPEVTVSVDMPKGQVVQQVGEPITLGWESVALNAQLKDNKLDADFKLDVSDNGDLSGKVSLPDILAEDKMVDAAIKLTTFHLDFLQPILGEYSLLKADLESDLQVKGSLMHPQVFGQFSVDGIQVKGDVTPVDVKDGRIDLDFDGYSAKLDANVETPDGHLDIEGTGDWQDLKAWHSSVRVFADELMVDIPPMVKVKVVPDMTIDVTPELAKITGDIALPWGRIVVEDLPPSAVGVSSDQVILNKNLEPESEDTIPFNVMTNINISIGDDFKLSAFGLEGDLVGKLNVAQKDQGPFITGEVNIVDGTYQSFGQDLLIEEGKILMNGPPDQPYVAINAIRNPDNTQDDVTAGIRVTGPATEPTIEIYSDPAMPQANALSYILRGQDIDGESSGSMTTTLIGLSLAKSGKVVGEIGEAFGVQDLQLDTAGSGDDSQVTVSGYILPGLQVKYGVGIFNSLGEFTVRYRLMQDLYVEAVSGLDSAVDLLYQFEFE; translated from the coding sequence ATGATCAAAGTGATGGGCAAATTCATCAAGTGGACGTCGATCTCATTGACGTCTATTTTGCTGTTGTTGATAGCCCTGCTCGGTTTTGTTTTGTTCACTAACCCGGGGTTGAACACTGTGCTGTGGGGCGCTGAAAAAGCATTGCCACAACTTAAAGTGGAAAGTACCAAAGGGGCACTTTTCCCAAGCTTTACGCTTAATAATGTTCAGTTTAAAGATGACAGCCTGCATATCGACACCAAGGTTCAAAAGCTGAACTTGGCGATTAATCCTCGTTGTTTGCTTGATCCTAAGCTGTGTGTCGATCGTTTAGCGATTCAAGGGTTGGACTTCGCATTTACTGAACTGCCTCCACCCTCTACAGAAGAAACAGAACCGACTCCGCCCGTAACATCGGTAAAAACACCGTTGCCAATTGTGATCAACCGTATCGCTTTGTCTGATATCAAGTTAAATATCTTGGGACATGAAATTGAATGGAGCCTGTTCTCTACGGCTTTGAGTATGCAAGGTGAAAAGCTGACGGTATCGCCAACCTTATTCAATGATCTGAAGGTTAAACTCGCGGAGTCGACAGAAGAACCGCAAGCAGAAACTGTCGAGCCAGAAACCGCCGCTAAAACAGCGATCGAGCTACCTGAAGTTTTAATTCCTTTGCAGGTTGTACTTGAGCGTTTTGACCTAAACCGTTTCACCTTAGAACAAGAAACGCCAATTATTGTCAACCACCTTGGCCTTGAAGCTAAGGCGGGTAAACACACGGTTGATGTTTCCACTCTCGAACTCGATATGCCACAAGTAAGCGCAAATCTAACGACGAAAGTTGAGCTCAAGGGCGACTATCCGCTAGAACTTTCTTTGGATGCGTTAGTGAAAGAAACCGACCTCGCTGGTCAGAAATTATCACTAAAAGCACAAGGAAGCGTAGCTAAGCTGCACTTAGATTCTGAGTTTTCTCAGCTGATTGAGGCAAAGCTGTCTGGGGATATTCAATCCTTAGAGCCAACTCTACCATTTGATCTTCTTTTAGAGGGCGGACAAGCGCAGTGGCCTCTTACCGGAAAAAGCGATTACCAAGCGACAATTGAGCAATTCAAAGCTAATGGCTCACTAGATGGTTTCAATGTTCTACTTAAAGGTGAGGCCGATGGTAAGGAAATCCCTGAGTTATCAATCGATCTACAGGGTAAAGGCACGACGGAACAGATTGAGCTCGAGCGTCTAAAGCTAAACACGCTAGGCGGTGAACTTAACGGTGTCGTTAAAGCGAATTGGAAGAGTCTCGTTAACTGGCAAGCTGACGTGACACTCAAAGACATTCAGCCGGGCCTGCAATGGCCAGAAGCCGAGGGTAACATTAGCGGAAGCATCGTCACCTCGGGTGAGTTGACGGAAGCGGGCGGCTGGGCGATTGAATTGCCTAAACTGGATATTGAAGGGATCTTGCGAGAGTACCCTCTGGATATCGAAGGTCAGTTGTCTGCGTCGGATCGCAACGCGAGCGGTGAACCAAAGCTGAAAACCAGCGGTTTAAGCTTGGCTCACGGTGTTAACTCGATTAAGGCTTTAGGTGAGCTTGATAAGAAATGGGACATGGGTATTGAGATCTACTTCCCTGAGCTTGTAAAAAGTGTCCCTGATTTGAAAGGTAAAGTGATTGGTAACATCCAGCTAAGTGGTCCAACGAAAGAGCCGGAAGTCGATCTCGCTCTAAATGTGGATAAGGTAGATTGGAATAACGGAGCAACACTAGAATCTTTGTCGCTTAATGGCTCTGTGGTTCCTCTTCCATTACCTGAAGCACAAGCTGATCTTGTACTCAAAGCTAAGAACTTAACCTATCAAGATCAAAGCGTGGAAAGCATTGATCTCACGGTCAGTGGTGGCGAGAAGAAACACACAGTGACACTTGATGTGATATCCGACATCGTGTCGACAAGTTTGGCCATCTCTGGTGAGTTGATTCAAAAGCCTTCTATTATTTGGGATGGGTCGTTAGACCGCGTCAAAATAACCACTCAGCAAGGCCCTTGGGTATTAGATCAACCTGTCGCGATAAAGGCGGATGTCGATAAACAGTTTGCCGATGTTCAAGCGCACTGTTGGAAACAATCTGGTTCGAGTGTGTGTTTGGATGAAGACGTTCGTGTCGGAAAATCGGGTGAGGCCAAGGTGGCCATCAATCAATTCGATTTCGAGCAGATTAAAGCCTTTGTGCCTAAAGAGACGCAATTACAGGGCTTAGTCAATGCAAATGCCCATGCTAAGTGGTCTGAACAAGGTGAACCTGAGGTTACGGTAAGCGTTGATATGCCTAAAGGTCAGGTTGTTCAACAAGTTGGTGAGCCAATCACACTGGGTTGGGAAAGCGTTGCATTGAATGCCCAGCTGAAAGACAACAAACTGGATGCCGATTTTAAGTTGGATGTTTCCGACAATGGCGACCTGTCTGGTAAGGTGTCGTTACCGGATATTCTTGCCGAAGACAAAATGGTCGATGCAGCAATTAAGCTGACCACGTTCCATCTCGATTTCTTACAACCAATCCTAGGTGAGTACAGTCTGTTGAAAGCTGACCTCGAGAGTGACCTTCAAGTTAAAGGCTCTTTGATGCACCCTCAAGTTTTTGGTCAGTTCTCGGTTGATGGTATTCAAGTCAAAGGTGACGTTACGCCTGTTGATGTGAAAGATGGCCGCATCGACCTCGATTTTGATGGTTATAGTGCAAAACTGGATGCGAATGTAGAAACACCTGACGGTCACCTTGATATTGAGGGAACCGGAGATTGGCAAGATCTTAAAGCATGGCACTCTAGCGTTAGAGTTTTTGCCGATGAGTTGATGGTTGATATCCCGCCGATGGTCAAGGTTAAGGTCGTACCTGATATGACTATTGACGTCACGCCCGAGCTGGCAAAAATTACGGGTGACATAGCACTACCATGGGGACGAATTGTGGTAGAAGACTTACCACCGTCAGCGGTTGGTGTGTCTTCCGATCAAGTGATATTGAATAAAAACCTTGAGCCTGAAAGTGAAGATACGATCCCATTCAATGTGATGACCAATATTAATATCTCCATTGGTGATGACTTTAAATTGTCTGCCTTCGGTCTTGAAGGCGACTTGGTTGGTAAGCTCAATGTAGCTCAAAAAGACCAAGGCCCATTCATCACTGGTGAAGTGAATATCGTCGATGGTACTTACCAATCATTCGGGCAAGACCTCTTGATCGAAGAGGGTAAAATTCTAATGAATGGTCCACCGGATCAGCCATATGTAGCCATCAATGCGATTCGTAACCCTGATAATACTCAGGATGATGTGACAGCAGGTATTCGAGTGACAGGCCCTGCGACAGAGCCGACCATCGAGATTTACTCTGATCCAGCGATGCCACAAGCGAACGCGCTGTCTTATATTCTGCGTGGCCAAGATATTGATGGCGAGTCGAGCGGTTCGATGACAACAACCTTGATCGGTTTGAGTTTGGCGAAGAGTGGTAAGGTTGTTGGCGAAATCGGTGAAGCCTTTGGTGTACAAGATTTACAACTGGATACAGCAGGCTCTGGGGATGACTCACAAGTAACGGTAAGTGGCTACATTCTGCCTGGTTTACAGGTGAAGTATGGTGTGGGTATCTTTAACTCGTTAGGCGAGTTTACCGTTCGTTATCGATTGATGCAGGATCTCTACGTTGAGGCTGTATCGGGTCTAGACAGTGCTGTGGATCTTCTCTATCAGTTTGAATTCGAGTAA